The following proteins are encoded in a genomic region of Periophthalmus magnuspinnatus isolate fPerMag1 chromosome 10, fPerMag1.2.pri, whole genome shotgun sequence:
- the LOC117378056 gene encoding nucleolar and coiled-body phosphoprotein 1-like has product MTASNPELIPLIYRHLKEHGFHTAAEELQKHSLQSEAPTSTTLLDIYSSWLRSSKRKTKPATSKRSAPAKTQTTPKKASPHKKKTDKATKQPRSPNKKAPTKQKKSDGKAAEKNVKSSKSKSQKKKADGGEDSDSDSSLDVEKWKRLIEQMTDADLAKVEALDALVAPVPKKTRVRTPRAKPKPKTESPTDGQDQQNKTSDESTGVTLAKNNPPKKSPSKKVPVVALNSATQNTETPVANVISTPKHSSKKEKRKATTDQATVKPKKKKTPTSDNDIVNATDGIIDKDLDHNEDAKTGNLTEIKLTDQNGSKKKKKKKKDATQTKDTTYASGGVIDKNIDGNKDAKTSNPAIKLTEGIQDSSSHLQIEPKKKKKKDATQNGVTANASDGGNDKNVDNIKDAKISNPTTEVKKGSQEKTFNSQPEPKKKKKKKKIEREVKVTSDVLVDRNVDKNTVEDLNGNLVPEDLTSSLNTAKAESIEKAKKKKKKKDKTKPDGEQTVTEAKINSVTNEGTCETTAIESSQDTAQTPPKKKKKKKDQNKEEETLQQVNVIAETVGVEENTQQIIVKKKSKKKIKEGGEHLGTEGERVKTPVTQSCDRKVQEETPEALSTPQTPGLKKKKHKLQTEQLAEAGSVVQIQESETPKKKKKTSSKNKETES; this is encoded by the exons ATGACCGCATCAAACCCAGAGCTGATCCCGTTAATCTATCGCCACCTGAAGGAGCATGGATTCCACACGGCTGCAGAGGAGCTTCAGAAGCACAGCCTACAG AGTGAGGCGCCGACATCCACAACGTTACTGGACATCTACAGTTCATGGTTAAG gTCTTCAAAACGAAAAACAAAGCCTGCCAcatcaaaacgctctgctccagcCAAGACCCAAACCACGCCTAAAAAAG CATCTCCACACAAGAAAAAGACAGACAAAGCTACTAAGCAGCCAAGATCACCAAATAAAAAG GCTCCAACAAAGCAGAAAAAGAGTGATGGAAAAGCAgcagaaaaaaatgtcaaatccaGTAAATCAAAAAGTCAGAAGAAAAAAGCTGATGGAGGAGAGGACTCTGACTCGGACAGCAGTTTGGATGTGGAGAAGTGGAAGAGGCTTATTGAGCAGATGACAG ATGCTGACCTCGCTAAAGTGGAAGCCTTAGATGCTCTGGTTGCTCCTGTACCCAAAAAAACCAGAGTGAGAACGCCTCGAGCCAAACCAAAACCCAAAACAGAAAGTCCCACCGACGGACAGGACCAACAGAATAAAACATCTGATGAATCTACTGGGGTCACATTGGCCAAAAATAATCCACCCAAAAAGAGTCCCTCCAAAAAAGTACCTGTTGTGGCATTGAACAGCGCAacccaaaacactgaaacacctGTTGCAAACGTAATTTCAACACCAAAGCACAGCtctaaaaaagagaaaaggaaagcTACTACAGACCAAGCTACAGTCAAGCctaaaaagaagaaaactcCAACTTCAGATAATGATATTGTAAATGCTACAGATGGAATTATTGACAAAGATTTAGACCATAATGAAGATGCTAAAACAGGTAATCTAACTGAAATCAAATTAACTGATCAGAACGGGtctaaaaagaagaagaagaagaagaaagatgcCACACAAACTAAGGACACGACATATGCTTCAGGTGGAGTCATTGATAAAAATATAGATGGTAATAAAGACGCTAAAACAAGTAATCCAGCTATTAAATTAACAGAGGGAATTCAAGACAGCTCTTCCCATCTCCAAATTgagccaaaaaagaaaaagaagaaagatgCCACTCAAAATGGGGTCACTGCAAATGCTTCAGATGGAGGTAATGACAAAAATGTAGACAATATTAAGGATGCTAAAATAAGTAATCCaactactgaagtaaaaaagGGAAGTCAAGAAAAAACTTTCAATAGTCAACCTGAaccaaaaaagaagaagaagaagaagaagattgAAAGGGAAGTTAAAGTGACTTCAGATGTGTTAGTGGATCGAAATGTAGATAAAAATACTGTAGAGGATTTAAATGGTAACTTAGTACCAGAAGACTTGACTAGTTCACTTAACACTGCTAAGGCTGAGTCTATAGAGAAggcaaaaaagaagaaaaagaaaaaggacaaaacaaaaccGGATGGGGAGCAAACAGTTACTGAAGCAAAGATCAACTCTGTAACCAATGAAGGAACTTGTGAAACAACTGCAATAGAATCCAGTCAGGACACAGCACAAACACCTcctaaaaagaagaaaaagaaaaaagaccaGAACAAGGAGGAAGAGACTTTGCAGCAGGTCAATGTTATTGCAGAGACTGTTGGTGTCGAGGAAAATACTCAGCAAATTATAGTAAAAAAGAAATCCAAAAAGAAGATAAAAGAGGGTGGAGAGCATTtaggaacagagggagagagagtcaaAACACCAGTGACTCAAAGCTGCGATAGAAAAGTACAAGAGGAAACTCCAGAAGCCCTGTCCACTCCACAGACTCCAGGTTTAAAGAAAA agaAGCACAAGTTGCAAACGGAGCAGCTCGCTGAAGCAGGTTCTGTAGTGCAGATACAAGAAAGTGAGACTCCAAAAAAG aaaaagaaaacatcctCCAAgaacaaagaaacagaaagttaa
- the arsia gene encoding arylsulfatase I, with amino-acid sequence MGTTALTGFSMMSLLSLGYLAWDPNSPNQVETDPRVDTFGDSSPSAPQPPHIIFIMTDDQGFNDIGYHSSDIKTPTLDKLAAYGVKLENYYIQPICTPSRSQFMTGRYQIHTGLQHSIIRPRQPNCLPLDQVTLPQRLQELGYATHMVGKWHLGFYKKECLPTRRGFDTYLGSLTGSVNYYTYTSCDGPDLCGYDLHEGETVAWGYKGKYSTHLYTRRVRKILATHDPKAQPLFIFLSFQAVHTPLQSPQEYIDPYRDLGNVARRKYAGMVSAVDEAVRNITYALRKYGYYKNSVLIFSTDNGGQPLSGGNNWPLRGRKGTYWEGGIRGLGFVHSPLLRRRRRVSHALVHITDWYPTLVALAGGNSSMTEGLDGFDVWEAISEDKESPRYEILHNIDPLYNHARSGSLQEGYGIWNTAIQASIRVGDWKLLTGDPGYGDWIPPQVLPGFPNTWWNLERHLEPKKSKWLFNIATDPYERRDYSDERPDIVYELMARLAFYNRSAVPVRFPSEDPRADPSLSGGVWLPWVEDEDEEEEWDDNHHTEQSDWRKKLKLSQSMSLLKSLQAKIMSNWI; translated from the exons ATGGGTACCACTGCGCTGACTGGTTTCTCCATGATGAGCTTGCTCAGTCTAGGTTATCTGGCATGGGATCCAAACAGCCCCAATCAGGTGGAGACCGACCCCAGAGTGGATACTTTTGGAGACAGCTCTCCATCGGCTCCGCAGCCTCCTCACATCATCTTCATCATGACTGATGACCAAGGATTTAATGACATTGGATATCACAGCTCAGACATCAAAACACCCACACTGGACAAACTGGCAGCATATGGAGTTAAGCTGGAGAATTACTACATTCAGCCCATCTGTACTCCATCCAGGAGCCAGTTCATGACCGGCAG GTACCAAATTCACACTGGTCTGCAGCACTCCATCATTCGCCCTCGCCAACCGAACTGTCTGCCCCTTGACCAGGTCACGTTACCCCAGAGGCTGCAGGAGCTGGGATATGCCACACACATGGTCGGGAAGTGGCACTTGGGCTTTTATAAGAAGGAGTGCTTACCCACGCGACGTGGATTTGACACTTATCTTGGCTCCTTAACGGGAAGTGTCAATTACTACACCTATACTTCCTGTGACGGCCCTGATCTGTGCGGATATGACCTGCATGAAGGCGAGACTGTAGCATGGGGTTACAAAGGCAAATACTCCACTCACCTGTACACCCGCAGAGTACGCAAGATCCTGGCCACTCACGACCCTAAGGCCCAGCCCCTGTTTATCTTCCTCTCTTTTCAGGCTGTGCACACGCCCCTGCAGTCGCCTCAGGAGTACATCGATCCCTATAGGGACCTAGGCAACGTGGCACGCAGGAAGTATGCTGGTATGGTCTCGGCTGTGGATGAAGCTGTTCGAAATATCACTTATGCCCTTCGCAAATATGGATACTACAAAAACAGTGTGCTCATCTTCTCCACTGACAATGGGGGCCAGCCACTGTCAGGGGGAAATAACTGGCCTCTTAGGGGGCGGAAAGGCACCTATTGGGAAGGAGGCATCAGAGGTTTGGGGTTTGTACACAGCCCTCTActcagaaggaggaggagagtgagccATGCGCTGGTGCACATCACTGACTGGTATCCAACCCTTGTGGCATTAGCTGGTGGTAACAGCTCTATGACTGAAGGCCTGGATGGATTTGATGTTTGGGAAGCCATCAGTGAGGACAAAGAGTCTCCGAGATATGAAATCCTACATAATATTGACCCACTTTATAACCATGCTCGAAGTGGATCATTACAGGAAGGCTATGGCATATGGAATACAGCCATCCAGGCCTCTATACGAGTCGGAGATTGGAAACTTCTGACTGGAGACCCTGGCTACGGAGACTGGATCCCTCCTCAAGTTCTTCCCGGATTTCCGAACACTTGGTGGAACCTGGAGCGACACCTTGAGCCGAAGAAATCCAAATGGCTGTTCAACATCGCTACCGACCCGTACGAGCGCCGTGACTATTCTGACGAAAGGCCGGATATTGTGTATGAGCTGATGGCCAGACTGGCGTTCTATAATCGCAGTGCAGTGCCAGTGAGGTTCCCCTCAGAGGACCCACGGGCCGACCCCAGCCTGAGTGGAGGGGTGTGGCTGCCATGGGTAGAGGAtgaggacgaggaggaagagtggGATGACAACCACCACACAGAACAAAGTGACTGGAGGAAGAAGCttaaactgtcccagagcatgTCATTACTCAAGAGTCTTCAGGCCAAAATTATGTCCAACTGGATATAG